The proteins below are encoded in one region of Rhodospirillaceae bacterium:
- a CDS encoding cyclase family protein: MMPKDQAPSREQARAWLKENNNWGRWGPDDQVGALNLITPQKRIDAAKKVRTGRAISLARDLETAPGAQNPQPVQHFVRWFERAPGEGGGAGDYVAFHVHGYQNTHIDALCHGWGDRGMWNGRSHEVEVTPRGSKFGGIEHWRDGLTTRGVLLDVVRHRKTKHVAFNEPVHAKELEEIAEEQNIKIEPGDAIVIHCGRDALEESNPDWNPISDPHPGLSITSLRFFKENDIAALFWDLMDVQPFEIGWPYVPHAALHELGVALIDNCSLCELSEACWEIGHYDFMLTVAPLRLVGGTGFPVNPIALL, encoded by the coding sequence ATGATGCCGAAAGACCAAGCACCATCGCGTGAACAGGCACGCGCTTGGCTAAAAGAGAATAACAATTGGGGACGTTGGGGGCCGGATGATCAGGTTGGCGCACTCAATTTAATTACACCACAAAAACGCATAGATGCGGCTAAAAAAGTCAGAACGGGAAGAGCGATCTCGCTTGCTCGTGACTTGGAAACCGCTCCAGGTGCACAGAATCCCCAGCCCGTTCAACACTTTGTTCGATGGTTTGAGCGTGCCCCTGGAGAGGGCGGTGGTGCGGGTGATTATGTCGCATTTCACGTGCACGGTTACCAAAACACCCACATTGACGCCCTCTGCCATGGCTGGGGAGATAGGGGAATGTGGAACGGCCGCTCTCATGAGGTCGAGGTCACACCGCGTGGTAGTAAATTTGGTGGCATTGAGCACTGGAGAGATGGACTTACAACGCGGGGTGTACTTTTGGACGTTGTGCGCCATCGAAAAACAAAACACGTGGCATTCAATGAGCCCGTTCATGCCAAGGAATTGGAAGAGATTGCCGAAGAACAGAATATCAAAATAGAGCCCGGTGACGCGATCGTAATTCATTGTGGGCGAGACGCACTAGAGGAGAGTAACCCCGACTGGAATCCCATATCAGACCCACATCCCGGACTAAGCATCACATCGCTACGTTTTTTTAAAGAGAATGATATTGCAGCACTGTTTTGGGATCTAATGGATGTCCAACCATTTGAAATTGGCTGGCCATATGTTCCCCACGCCGCACTTCATGAACTAGGAGTCGCGTTAATCGACAACTGCTCTCTATGCGAACTCTCTGAGGCGTGCTGGGAGATCGGACATTATGACTTCATGCTAACAGTTGCTCCGCTTAGACTGGTTGGTGGGACTGGGTTTCCCGTAAATCCCATCGCCCTACTTTAA
- a CDS encoding IclR family transcriptional regulator — MTEAVQSIERAVSILKLVASHKGKGARLADVVSATKLGKSTAHRLLAALVGSGLIDQDPDTRAYYLGYQLVSLGEIAANRHGIAELGMEYVDRLVAATGDTVILSLRQGMEAVCVDRGIGSYPIKIMTLAVGDRRPLGYGAGSLALLSFLPEDEVPSIIKANARLADKHPGLEEHVVLKLVEKCRKQGYARTDGRIIPGMSSISVPVLGTDNVAVAALSVAAISARLDKERSEWILASLKEEAESFAQKLAESFGSVTPRVLRRLQPTG, encoded by the coding sequence ATGACCGAGGCAGTACAAAGCATTGAACGGGCTGTCAGTATCTTGAAGCTGGTAGCATCACACAAAGGAAAAGGCGCAAGGCTGGCGGATGTCGTCTCAGCCACTAAATTAGGCAAATCAACCGCTCACAGGCTTCTGGCTGCGCTTGTCGGAAGCGGGTTAATTGATCAAGACCCTGACACGAGGGCTTATTATTTAGGGTATCAACTCGTTTCACTTGGAGAGATTGCCGCAAACCGGCACGGCATTGCGGAACTTGGCATGGAGTACGTAGACAGATTGGTCGCTGCCACTGGCGACACAGTCATTTTAAGCTTGCGCCAGGGGATGGAAGCTGTATGCGTCGATCGGGGCATAGGTTCTTATCCAATCAAGATCATGACGTTAGCCGTTGGCGACCGCAGACCACTAGGATACGGTGCCGGCTCACTTGCCCTTCTATCCTTTTTGCCCGAGGACGAAGTTCCGAGCATCATCAAAGCAAATGCGCGTTTAGCAGATAAGCATCCTGGTCTTGAGGAACATGTTGTTCTCAAGCTCGTCGAGAAATGTCGAAAACAGGGATATGCGCGCACAGATGGCCGCATAATACCAGGCATGAGTTCAATCTCCGTGCCTGTGCTAGGCACTGACAATGTTGCTGTCGCCGCTCTTAGCGTCGCGGCTATTTCCGCTCGTCTTGACAAGGAACGGTCGGAATGGATTTTAGCGTCTCTCAAGGAGGAAGCTGAGTCATTTGCTCAAAAACTAGCGGAGTCTTTTGGCTCTGTAACGCCACGTGTTTTGCGCCGACTGCAACCGACCGGATGA
- a CDS encoding LLM class flavin-dependent oxidoreductase, whose translation MIDLWRTDDLLPASDTPGINFMKLGFFCNQQRARSEVVESWQEDIDEAVLADRLGFDEGWISEHTGSSWLPDALPSPDYMIAALAQVTENIRLGPAIRRLALYHPVQVATEIAVSDQLTNGRYMFGFGRGGPVSGWGQRGTDFDDTHEMMIEGIDLIHRIFTSDKPVNHSGKFYSGKDIQVYPKPVQSPHPPISVATGNPIVLKMAAERGFKLLTSQFATPSEINRIATNFENSAPTGHQGPKRADTTAVRGIFIGASDEKAISMVEKDWKLHIDFNKKHFPFNFKAWMNEGEELEDVGFSQLLDRGLMFIGSAKTVEERIQDFYTKAGGFGVFLFVTGRDWGTFAQRQDSMRAFAEDVAPSIRLLDDEPQSDHLPISAQA comes from the coding sequence ATGATTGATTTGTGGCGCACCGATGATCTTTTGCCGGCGTCAGATACACCGGGGATAAATTTCATGAAGCTAGGCTTTTTTTGTAACCAGCAGCGTGCCCGGAGCGAAGTAGTCGAGTCATGGCAGGAGGACATCGACGAAGCTGTCCTCGCTGACCGTCTTGGCTTCGATGAAGGCTGGATAAGTGAACATACTGGGTCGTCTTGGCTTCCCGATGCTCTCCCTTCACCAGATTACATGATTGCTGCTCTCGCTCAGGTAACTGAGAACATTCGGCTAGGACCGGCGATCCGCCGTTTGGCTCTTTACCATCCAGTTCAAGTCGCAACTGAGATCGCAGTGTCAGACCAACTTACCAACGGCAGATATATGTTTGGGTTTGGCAGGGGTGGCCCTGTTTCTGGTTGGGGACAACGTGGCACAGACTTCGATGATACCCATGAAATGATGATTGAGGGAATCGATCTCATTCATCGAATTTTTACATCTGACAAACCTGTTAATCATTCAGGTAAATTTTATTCAGGTAAGGACATTCAAGTTTATCCAAAACCGGTTCAAAGCCCTCACCCGCCCATTTCGGTAGCGACCGGCAATCCAATAGTTCTCAAAATGGCTGCTGAACGTGGCTTCAAACTGCTTACATCTCAATTTGCGACACCCTCAGAAATTAATCGTATCGCGACAAACTTTGAAAACTCTGCGCCGACTGGGCATCAAGGACCAAAGCGCGCCGACACAACAGCCGTCCGTGGAATTTTTATCGGAGCCTCTGATGAAAAGGCCATATCGATGGTCGAAAAAGATTGGAAGCTTCACATAGACTTCAACAAGAAACATTTCCCTTTTAATTTTAAAGCGTGGATGAATGAAGGCGAAGAATTGGAAGATGTAGGATTCTCGCAACTGCTTGATCGCGGCCTCATGTTCATTGGATCGGCCAAAACGGTTGAGGAGCGTATTCAAGATTTCTATACAAAGGCAGGCGGTTTTGGGGTGTTCTTGTTCGTAACCGGTCGCGACTGGGGGACTTTCGCTCA